Genomic DNA from Candidatus Sulfurimonas marisnigri:
CTCGCTTCCACTTGCAAGTGTTGCCTCTTTTGTTGTTTGAAAATCTTTGTATTTTCCACTTCCTACTATTAAACGAGAACCTAGTTCATATTTTCCAATTTTTAAAATGTTATCCATATTTTACTTTCCTTTATTATTTTTATTGTTTTCTAGTTCGCATGAACCTAGCTTTAGTGCTTTAGTGGCTAGCGTAGCAAAGATGGGCCTTGCTCATTTTGCGTTTAAAAGCGTCTTTATAACATAAGCAATCTTATAATTTACCAATACCTTCTATCAAGTCATCAGGGGTAAGTGAAAAATTAGAACCGCTGTAATTTAGTGCCAGTTGAACATGAGCTAAAGAGGCGTTTATCGCGGCAGACAAACTATCGTGGCCTTGAGCGAGTAGTGAACCTACTAAACCACTTAAGACATCACCACTGCCACCTTTTGCCAAAGCAGAAGTTCCATGTGGGTTTATATAAAACTTATTGCCCTTGGCGATAATTACATTTGCCCCTTTTAAAATAAGTGTTACATGTGGAAACACTTTACAAAAATCCTCTGCATATTTAAAACGATTTTTCTGTAGCTCCTCTACACTTATATCTGCTATCTTGGTTATTTTCAGAAGTGAGATAAACTCTTTTACATGTGGGGTTATAACTACATTTTTTCTATTTAATATAGATAATATTATCGACATGTAAAATATATCGGCATCTGCAATGAAAGGTAGATCATTATCTAAAAATCTAGCTAACTCTTTGTCACTAAACTCCTCTCCCAAACCCATACCAATGGCTATGGCAGTTGCATTTTTTGGAACTACATGTGAGTACATTATTGTGTGTGGAATTTTTATATCTTCAAATCCAACAAGGGTAACCAACCCGCTTCCAAACCTCAAAGCTGATAAAGCACTAATGATCCCTGCTCCACTTTTATCTCCACATGCTAATACTAGATGTCCATAACTTCCTTTGTGGGAATCTTCTTTAGTTCTAAATGGAAGTTTCATATCATCTAAATCAAGTAAATTCCAGTTACTGCTTTTTTCATACAGCTCTCTGCTTAGACCTAAATCTAAAACTTTTATCTCTCCCACAAACTCTTTCACTGAATCTAAAAACATACTCTTTTTCAAAGCACCCATTGTTAGAGTCACATCCGCTCTGAACTCATAAGCAGATGGAACATCACAAGCAATTTTAAATGCATTAGTAGAGTTCATTTCAGCTATTATATTTATTAGCTCATCACTAAACTCACCACTAAAACCTGTTCCAACTATTGCATCAACTAGAACATCACAATCTTCAAGTTTTTTGGATGCTTTAACGCATATACTTTTGGCTCGCTTCTCTTGAAGAAGTGCCAATTTAGAGTTTGGTTTTTTAGCATAAAAAATAGATACGTCATAATCTACATGTAGGAGTCTTGCGCATGCGATACCATCGGCACCATTATTTCCACTTCCACATGCAAATAATACTTTTGAGCCATTGGGAAATTTTGAACGAATATATTCAGCCATTCCATTGGCTGCGTGTTCCATCAAAATATCTTCAGTTAAGTAGAACTCTTCGTAGCATCTTTTATCTAATGTAGCTACCTCATCAAAAAGTTTTTGCACATCTACTCTTCAAAAATATATTCATCTATCTGGACCTCATTACTCTTAATATCATTAAATAAAAGAGTATGATAGTCTGTTCTGTACTGATAAAAAAATCTGTTTTTTGGTAGTCTTTTTAATTTTGCCGTATTGAAAGACTCAAGACTAGAACATTTTCCTAAATATAAAAACGTAAACAACAACTTTAGCTGTGGGTTTTCAAAGATCCTATGAGGCTGTGTCAAAAAAGTAAATCCATATTTCTTTAGATTTAAAAAGCCCAGCATATAAAGCAAAAAGTCCTCAAATTTTGTATAGAAGCCATTTAAGTTTTCAATATCATGAAAAAAGTAATAATAATTATCTAAAAGTTCTTGCATTTGAAGTGTTTGAGTCAATTCACTTTTTATATCCCTTTTATTTGAAAAATAGTTTGAATTAACAGACATATAGATATGTT
This window encodes:
- a CDS encoding NAD(P)H-hydrate dehydratase, with the translated sequence MQKLFDEVATLDKRCYEEFYLTEDILMEHAANGMAEYIRSKFPNGSKVLFACGSGNNGADGIACARLLHVDYDVSIFYAKKPNSKLALLQEKRAKSICVKASKKLEDCDVLVDAIVGTGFSGEFSDELINIIAEMNSTNAFKIACDVPSAYEFRADVTLTMGALKKSMFLDSVKEFVGEIKVLDLGLSRELYEKSSNWNLLDLDDMKLPFRTKEDSHKGSYGHLVLACGDKSGAGIISALSALRFGSGLVTLVGFEDIKIPHTIMYSHVVPKNATAIAIGMGLGEEFSDKELARFLDNDLPFIADADIFYMSIILSILNRKNVVITPHVKEFISLLKITKIADISVEELQKNRFKYAEDFCKVFPHVTLILKGANVIIAKGNKFYINPHGTSALAKGGSGDVLSGLVGSLLAQGHDSLSAAINASLAHVQLALNYSGSNFSLTPDDLIEGIGKL
- a CDS encoding ATP-binding protein is translated as MRDRLGKYESSINTLRLENRSLRYNTLILGEEGSGKTNLACRIRNYAIDNNVPTLYLDFSDPNEDNIELRYKDEYFNYIRFDESKSFKEELAKLIAEKKHIYMSVNSNYFSNKRDIKSELTQTLQMQELLDNYYYFFHDIENLNGFYTKFEDFLLYMLGFLNLKKYGFTFLTQPHRIFENPQLKLLFTFLYLGKCSSLESFNTAKLKRLPKNRFFYQYRTDYHTLLFNDIKSNEVQIDEYIFEE